Proteins encoded together in one Canis aureus isolate CA01 chromosome 21, VMU_Caureus_v.1.0, whole genome shotgun sequence window:
- the PLAAT5 gene encoding phospholipase A and acyltransferase 5 isoform X1 produces MGLSPAAGAESRPRPSGFPRPRPKLAPRAAEESSQALVQLPPKELQEGTSELSRSNQDGEKPTVNLEATANQKKTESNSTPKPESGGKLTKQAAEGKPRPRPGDLIEIFRIGYEHWAIYVEDDCVVHLAPPSKGEEFEAGSITSVFSNRAVVKYSRLEDVLHGCSWKINNKLDGTYLPLPVDKIIQRTKKMINKIVQYSLIEGNCEHFVNDLRYGVARSQQVEHALMEGAKAAGAVISAVVESIRPKPVTA; encoded by the exons ATGGGCCTGAGCCCCGCCGCCGGCGCAGAGAGCAGGCCGCGCCCCTCCGGCTTCCCCCGGCCACGCCCCAAACTCGCCCCGCGAGCCGCAG AAGAATCATCTCAAGCGTTGGTCCAGCTCCCTCCCAAGGAGCTGCAAGAGGGAACCTCAGAACTGAGCAGAAGCAACCAGGATGG GGAGAAGCCCACAGTTAACTTGGAGGCCACAgccaatcagaaaaaaacagagtcAAACTCAACCCCAAAGCCTGAGAGTGGAGGGAAATTAACCAAGCAAGCTGCTGAG GGCAAACCAAGACCCAGACCTGGAGACCTGATTGAGATTTTTCGAATTGGCTATGAGCACTGGGCCATCTATGTGGAAGATGACTGCGTGGTCCATCTGGCTCCCCCGAGTAAGG GTGAGGAGTTTGAGGCCGGCAGCATCACTTCTGTCTTCAGCAACCGGGCTGTCGTGAAATACAGTCGGCTGGAGGATGTGCTGCATGGCTGCTCCTGGAAGATCAACAACAAGCTGGATGGGACGTACCTGCCCCTGCCTGTGGACAAGATTATCCAGCGGACCAAAAAGATGATCAACAAGATAGTACAGTACAGCCTGATTGAAGGGAACTGTGAACACTTTGTCAATGACCTCAGATACGGTGTGGCCAGGAGCCAGCAG GTAGAGCACGCCCTGATGGAAGGAGCTAAGGCTGCAGGAGCAGTCATCTCAGCCGTAGTGGAGAGCATAAGGCCCAAGCCTGTAACTGCCTGA
- the PLAAT5 gene encoding phospholipase A and acyltransferase 5 isoform X2: MGLSPAAGAESRPRPSGFPRPRPKLAPRAAEESSQALVQLPPKELQEGTSELSRSNQDGEKPTVNLEATANQKKTESNSTPKPESGGKLTKQAAEGKPRPRPGDLIEIFRIGYEHWAIYVEDDCVVHLAPPSEEFEAGSITSVFSNRAVVKYSRLEDVLHGCSWKINNKLDGTYLPLPVDKIIQRTKKMINKIVQYSLIEGNCEHFVNDLRYGVARSQQVEHALMEGAKAAGAVISAVVESIRPKPVTA, translated from the exons ATGGGCCTGAGCCCCGCCGCCGGCGCAGAGAGCAGGCCGCGCCCCTCCGGCTTCCCCCGGCCACGCCCCAAACTCGCCCCGCGAGCCGCAG AAGAATCATCTCAAGCGTTGGTCCAGCTCCCTCCCAAGGAGCTGCAAGAGGGAACCTCAGAACTGAGCAGAAGCAACCAGGATGG GGAGAAGCCCACAGTTAACTTGGAGGCCACAgccaatcagaaaaaaacagagtcAAACTCAACCCCAAAGCCTGAGAGTGGAGGGAAATTAACCAAGCAAGCTGCTGAG GGCAAACCAAGACCCAGACCTGGAGACCTGATTGAGATTTTTCGAATTGGCTATGAGCACTGGGCCATCTATGTGGAAGATGACTGCGTGGTCCATCTGGCTCCCCCGA GTGAGGAGTTTGAGGCCGGCAGCATCACTTCTGTCTTCAGCAACCGGGCTGTCGTGAAATACAGTCGGCTGGAGGATGTGCTGCATGGCTGCTCCTGGAAGATCAACAACAAGCTGGATGGGACGTACCTGCCCCTGCCTGTGGACAAGATTATCCAGCGGACCAAAAAGATGATCAACAAGATAGTACAGTACAGCCTGATTGAAGGGAACTGTGAACACTTTGTCAATGACCTCAGATACGGTGTGGCCAGGAGCCAGCAG GTAGAGCACGCCCTGATGGAAGGAGCTAAGGCTGCAGGAGCAGTCATCTCAGCCGTAGTGGAGAGCATAAGGCCCAAGCCTGTAACTGCCTGA
- the LGALS12 gene encoding galectin-12 isoform X6: protein MSPGEKLDPLPDIFILQPPVFHPVVPYVTTIFGGLRAGKMVMLQGMVPEDAHRFQVDFQCGCSLHPRPDIAIHFNPRFHTTKPHVICNTLQHGRWQAEARWPHLTLQRGASFLILFLFGNEEMKVSVNGQHFLHYHYRLPLSRVDTLGIFGNILVEAIGFLNINPFAEGGIEYPIGYPFLLKSSSLKVPCSCALPRGLWPGQVIVLRALVLSEPKDFETWSYLDVEEHYGPARTFLQITPTRSHQHQDLAQCLAFSKPTINAVTIVFWKQLWLEMGKGSRNWRAWNSPLSGVSS, encoded by the exons ATGTCACCTGGAGAAAAACTGGACCCACTTCCTGACATCTTCATCTTGCAGCCACCTGTCTTCCATCCG GTGGTTCCTTATGTGACAACCATTTTCGGCGGCCTGCGTGCAGGCAAGATGGTCATGCTCCAGGGAATGGTCCCTGAAGATGCACACAG GTTCCAGGTGGACTTCCAGTGCGGCTGCAGCCTGCATCCCCGGCCCGATATCGCTATCCACTTCAACCCTCGCTTCCACACCACCAAGCCCCACGTTATCTGCAACACCCTGCAGCACGGGCGCTGGCAAGCCGAGGCCCGGTGGCCCCACCTGACCCTGCAGAGAGGAGCCAGcttcctcattctctttctctttggaaacGAGGAAATGAAG GTGAGTGTGAACGGACAACATTTTCTCCACTACCACTATCGGCTCCCGCTGTCTCGTGTGGACACTCTGGGCATATTTGGCAACATCTTGGTGGAGGCCATCGGATTCCTGAACATAAAT CCATTTGCGGAGGGCGGCATCGAGTATCCCATTGGATAT CCCTTCCTGCTGAAGAGCTCCAGCCTG AAGGTGCCCTGCTCGTGTGCTCTTCCTCGGGGTCTCTGGCCTGGACAGGTCATCGTACTGCGGGCACTGGTCTTGTCAGAGCCAAAGGA TTTTGAAACATGGTCTTACCTGGATGTTGAAGAACACTATGGACCAGCCAGGACATTTCTACAGATCACTCCCACCAGGAGCCACCAACATCAggacttagcacagtgcctggcattcaGCAAGCCCACAATAAATGCTGTCACCATTGTTTTCTGGAAGCAACTGTGGCTTGAAATGGGCAAAGGGAGTAGGAATTGGAGGGCATGGAATTCACCACTGTCTGGGGTGTCCTCCTAG
- the LGALS12 gene encoding galectin-12 isoform X9, translating to MSPGEKLDPLPDIFILQPPVFHPVVPYVTTIFGGLRAGKMVMLQGMVPEDAHRFQVDFQCGCSLHPRPDIAIHFNPRFHTTKPHVICNTLQHGRWQAEARWPHLTLQRGASFLILFLFGNEEMKVSVNGQHFLHYHYRLPLSRVDTLGIFGNILVEAIGFLNINPFAEGGIEYPIGYKVPCSCALPRGLWPGQVIVLRALVLSEPKDFETWSYLDVEEHYGPARTFLQITPTRSHQHQDLAQCLAFSKPTINAVTIVFWKQLWLEMGKGSRNWRAWNSPLSGVSS from the exons ATGTCACCTGGAGAAAAACTGGACCCACTTCCTGACATCTTCATCTTGCAGCCACCTGTCTTCCATCCG GTGGTTCCTTATGTGACAACCATTTTCGGCGGCCTGCGTGCAGGCAAGATGGTCATGCTCCAGGGAATGGTCCCTGAAGATGCACACAG GTTCCAGGTGGACTTCCAGTGCGGCTGCAGCCTGCATCCCCGGCCCGATATCGCTATCCACTTCAACCCTCGCTTCCACACCACCAAGCCCCACGTTATCTGCAACACCCTGCAGCACGGGCGCTGGCAAGCCGAGGCCCGGTGGCCCCACCTGACCCTGCAGAGAGGAGCCAGcttcctcattctctttctctttggaaacGAGGAAATGAAG GTGAGTGTGAACGGACAACATTTTCTCCACTACCACTATCGGCTCCCGCTGTCTCGTGTGGACACTCTGGGCATATTTGGCAACATCTTGGTGGAGGCCATCGGATTCCTGAACATAAAT CCATTTGCGGAGGGCGGCATCGAGTATCCCATTGGATAT AAGGTGCCCTGCTCGTGTGCTCTTCCTCGGGGTCTCTGGCCTGGACAGGTCATCGTACTGCGGGCACTGGTCTTGTCAGAGCCAAAGGA TTTTGAAACATGGTCTTACCTGGATGTTGAAGAACACTATGGACCAGCCAGGACATTTCTACAGATCACTCCCACCAGGAGCCACCAACATCAggacttagcacagtgcctggcattcaGCAAGCCCACAATAAATGCTGTCACCATTGTTTTCTGGAAGCAACTGTGGCTTGAAATGGGCAAAGGGAGTAGGAATTGGAGGGCATGGAATTCACCACTGTCTGGGGTGTCCTCCTAG
- the LGALS12 gene encoding galectin-12 isoform X2, producing MSPGEKLDPLPDIFILQPPVFHPVVPYVTTIFGGLRAGKMVMLQGMVPEDAHRFQVDFQCGCSLHPRPDIAIHFNPRFHTTKPHVICNTLQHGRWQAEARWPHLTLQRGASFLILFLFGNEEMKVSVNGQHFLHYHYRLPLSRVDTLGIFGNILVEAIGFLNINPFAEGGIEYPIGYKVPCSCALPRGLWPGQVIVLRALVLSEPKEQNSGLDLALGMQEAYLSPLHLLPTAILRGAAPMPGGRPEAGAQWAGPGSHQSAPAGPRAAAGAPDQWQRPALLCPLLTSEPGTPPGKRRASRCLAPHRRLSSPPFKKD from the exons ATGTCACCTGGAGAAAAACTGGACCCACTTCCTGACATCTTCATCTTGCAGCCACCTGTCTTCCATCCG GTGGTTCCTTATGTGACAACCATTTTCGGCGGCCTGCGTGCAGGCAAGATGGTCATGCTCCAGGGAATGGTCCCTGAAGATGCACACAG GTTCCAGGTGGACTTCCAGTGCGGCTGCAGCCTGCATCCCCGGCCCGATATCGCTATCCACTTCAACCCTCGCTTCCACACCACCAAGCCCCACGTTATCTGCAACACCCTGCAGCACGGGCGCTGGCAAGCCGAGGCCCGGTGGCCCCACCTGACCCTGCAGAGAGGAGCCAGcttcctcattctctttctctttggaaacGAGGAAATGAAG GTGAGTGTGAACGGACAACATTTTCTCCACTACCACTATCGGCTCCCGCTGTCTCGTGTGGACACTCTGGGCATATTTGGCAACATCTTGGTGGAGGCCATCGGATTCCTGAACATAAAT CCATTTGCGGAGGGCGGCATCGAGTATCCCATTGGATAT AAGGTGCCCTGCTCGTGTGCTCTTCCTCGGGGTCTCTGGCCTGGACAGGTCATCGTACTGCGGGCACTGGTCTTGTCAGAGCCAAAGGA ACAGAACTCTGGCCTGGATCTCGCCCTGGGGATGCAAGAAGCTTATCTCAGCCCCCTTCATCTTCTACCCACAGCGATTCTTCGAG GTGCTGCTCCTATGCCAGGAGGGAGGCCTGAAGCTGGCGCTCaatgggcagggcctgggagccaTCAGTCTGCACCAGCAGGCCCTAGAGCAGCTGCGGGAGCTCCGGATCAGTGGCAGCGTCCAGCTCTACTGTGTCCACTACTGACAAGTGAGCCAGGGACTCCGCCAGGGAAGAGAAGGGCCAGCCGGTGCCTAGCACCCCATAGGCGGCTCAGCTCTCCTCCCTTCAAAAAAGATTAG
- the LGALS12 gene encoding galectin-12 isoform X3, whose translation MSPGEKLDPLPDIFILQPPVFHPVVPYVTTIFGGLRAGKMVMLQGMVPEDAHRFQVDFQCGCSLHPRPDIAIHFNPRFHTTKPHVICNTLQHGRWQAEARWPHLTLQRGASFLILFLFGNEEMKVSVNGQHFLHYHYRLPLSRVDTLGIFGNILVEAIGFLNINPFAEGGIEYPIGYPFLLKSSSLKVPCSCALPRGLWPGQVIVLRALVLSEPKDFTLSLSDEAAHVPVTLRASFADRTLAWISPWGCKKLISAPFIFYPQRFFEVLLLCQEGGLKLALNGQGLGAISLHQQALEQLRELRISGSVQLYCVHY comes from the exons ATGTCACCTGGAGAAAAACTGGACCCACTTCCTGACATCTTCATCTTGCAGCCACCTGTCTTCCATCCG GTGGTTCCTTATGTGACAACCATTTTCGGCGGCCTGCGTGCAGGCAAGATGGTCATGCTCCAGGGAATGGTCCCTGAAGATGCACACAG GTTCCAGGTGGACTTCCAGTGCGGCTGCAGCCTGCATCCCCGGCCCGATATCGCTATCCACTTCAACCCTCGCTTCCACACCACCAAGCCCCACGTTATCTGCAACACCCTGCAGCACGGGCGCTGGCAAGCCGAGGCCCGGTGGCCCCACCTGACCCTGCAGAGAGGAGCCAGcttcctcattctctttctctttggaaacGAGGAAATGAAG GTGAGTGTGAACGGACAACATTTTCTCCACTACCACTATCGGCTCCCGCTGTCTCGTGTGGACACTCTGGGCATATTTGGCAACATCTTGGTGGAGGCCATCGGATTCCTGAACATAAAT CCATTTGCGGAGGGCGGCATCGAGTATCCCATTGGATAT CCCTTCCTGCTGAAGAGCTCCAGCCTG AAGGTGCCCTGCTCGTGTGCTCTTCCTCGGGGTCTCTGGCCTGGACAGGTCATCGTACTGCGGGCACTGGTCTTGTCAGAGCCAAAGGA CTTCACACTGAGCCTGAGTGATGAGGCTGCGCACGTGCCTGTGACGCTTAGGGCTTCCTTCGCAGACAGAACTCTGGCCTGGATCTCGCCCTGGGGATGCAAGAAGCTTATCTCAGCCCCCTTCATCTTCTACCCACAGCGATTCTTCGAG GTGCTGCTCCTATGCCAGGAGGGAGGCCTGAAGCTGGCGCTCaatgggcagggcctgggagccaTCAGTCTGCACCAGCAGGCCCTAGAGCAGCTGCGGGAGCTCCGGATCAGTGGCAGCGTCCAGCTCTACTGTGTCCACTACTGA
- the LGALS12 gene encoding galectin-12 isoform X5, with protein sequence MSPGEKLDPLPDIFILQPPVFHPVVPYVTTIFGGLRAGKMVMLQGMVPEDAHRFQVDFQCGCSLHPRPDIAIHFNPRFHTTKPHVICNTLQHGRWQAEARWPHLTLQRGASFLILFLFGNEEMKVSVNGQHFLHYHYRLPLSRVDTLGIFGNILVEAIGFLNINKVPCSCALPRGLWPGQVIVLRALVLSEPKEQNSGLDLALGMQEAYLSPLHLLPTAILRGAAPMPGGRPEAGAQWAGPGSHQSAPAGPRAAAGAPDQWQRPALLCPLLTSEPGTPPGKRRASRCLAPHRRLSSPPFKKD encoded by the exons ATGTCACCTGGAGAAAAACTGGACCCACTTCCTGACATCTTCATCTTGCAGCCACCTGTCTTCCATCCG GTGGTTCCTTATGTGACAACCATTTTCGGCGGCCTGCGTGCAGGCAAGATGGTCATGCTCCAGGGAATGGTCCCTGAAGATGCACACAG GTTCCAGGTGGACTTCCAGTGCGGCTGCAGCCTGCATCCCCGGCCCGATATCGCTATCCACTTCAACCCTCGCTTCCACACCACCAAGCCCCACGTTATCTGCAACACCCTGCAGCACGGGCGCTGGCAAGCCGAGGCCCGGTGGCCCCACCTGACCCTGCAGAGAGGAGCCAGcttcctcattctctttctctttggaaacGAGGAAATGAAG GTGAGTGTGAACGGACAACATTTTCTCCACTACCACTATCGGCTCCCGCTGTCTCGTGTGGACACTCTGGGCATATTTGGCAACATCTTGGTGGAGGCCATCGGATTCCTGAACATAAAT AAGGTGCCCTGCTCGTGTGCTCTTCCTCGGGGTCTCTGGCCTGGACAGGTCATCGTACTGCGGGCACTGGTCTTGTCAGAGCCAAAGGA ACAGAACTCTGGCCTGGATCTCGCCCTGGGGATGCAAGAAGCTTATCTCAGCCCCCTTCATCTTCTACCCACAGCGATTCTTCGAG GTGCTGCTCCTATGCCAGGAGGGAGGCCTGAAGCTGGCGCTCaatgggcagggcctgggagccaTCAGTCTGCACCAGCAGGCCCTAGAGCAGCTGCGGGAGCTCCGGATCAGTGGCAGCGTCCAGCTCTACTGTGTCCACTACTGACAAGTGAGCCAGGGACTCCGCCAGGGAAGAGAAGGGCCAGCCGGTGCCTAGCACCCCATAGGCGGCTCAGCTCTCCTCCCTTCAAAAAAGATTAG
- the LGALS12 gene encoding galectin-12 isoform X4, which translates to MSPGEKLDPLPDIFILQPPVFHPVVPYVTTIFGGLRAGKMVMLQGMVPEDAHRFQVDFQCGCSLHPRPDIAIHFNPRFHTTKPHVICNTLQHGRWQAEARWPHLTLQRGASFLILFLFGNEEMKVSVNGQHFLHYHYRLPLSRVDTLGIFGNILVEAIGFLNINPFAEGGIEYPIGYKVPCSCALPRGLWPGQVIVLRALVLSEPKDFTLSLSDEAAHVPVTLRASFADRTLAWISPWGCKKLISAPFIFYPQRFFEVLLLCQEGGLKLALNGQGLGAISLHQQALEQLRELRISGSVQLYCVHY; encoded by the exons ATGTCACCTGGAGAAAAACTGGACCCACTTCCTGACATCTTCATCTTGCAGCCACCTGTCTTCCATCCG GTGGTTCCTTATGTGACAACCATTTTCGGCGGCCTGCGTGCAGGCAAGATGGTCATGCTCCAGGGAATGGTCCCTGAAGATGCACACAG GTTCCAGGTGGACTTCCAGTGCGGCTGCAGCCTGCATCCCCGGCCCGATATCGCTATCCACTTCAACCCTCGCTTCCACACCACCAAGCCCCACGTTATCTGCAACACCCTGCAGCACGGGCGCTGGCAAGCCGAGGCCCGGTGGCCCCACCTGACCCTGCAGAGAGGAGCCAGcttcctcattctctttctctttggaaacGAGGAAATGAAG GTGAGTGTGAACGGACAACATTTTCTCCACTACCACTATCGGCTCCCGCTGTCTCGTGTGGACACTCTGGGCATATTTGGCAACATCTTGGTGGAGGCCATCGGATTCCTGAACATAAAT CCATTTGCGGAGGGCGGCATCGAGTATCCCATTGGATAT AAGGTGCCCTGCTCGTGTGCTCTTCCTCGGGGTCTCTGGCCTGGACAGGTCATCGTACTGCGGGCACTGGTCTTGTCAGAGCCAAAGGA CTTCACACTGAGCCTGAGTGATGAGGCTGCGCACGTGCCTGTGACGCTTAGGGCTTCCTTCGCAGACAGAACTCTGGCCTGGATCTCGCCCTGGGGATGCAAGAAGCTTATCTCAGCCCCCTTCATCTTCTACCCACAGCGATTCTTCGAG GTGCTGCTCCTATGCCAGGAGGGAGGCCTGAAGCTGGCGCTCaatgggcagggcctgggagccaTCAGTCTGCACCAGCAGGCCCTAGAGCAGCTGCGGGAGCTCCGGATCAGTGGCAGCGTCCAGCTCTACTGTGTCCACTACTGA
- the LGALS12 gene encoding galectin-12 isoform X7 → MSPGEKLDPLPDIFILQPPVFHPVVPYVTTIFGGLRAGKMVMLQGMVPEDAHRFQVDFQCGCSLHPRPDIAIHFNPRFHTTKPHVICNTLQHGRWQAEARWPHLTLQRGASFLILFLFGNEEMKVSVNGQHFLHYHYRLPLSRVDTLGIFGNILVEAIGFLNINKVPCSCALPRGLWPGQVIVLRALVLSEPKDFTLSLSDEAAHVPVTLRASFADRTLAWISPWGCKKLISAPFIFYPQRFFEVLLLCQEGGLKLALNGQGLGAISLHQQALEQLRELRISGSVQLYCVHY, encoded by the exons ATGTCACCTGGAGAAAAACTGGACCCACTTCCTGACATCTTCATCTTGCAGCCACCTGTCTTCCATCCG GTGGTTCCTTATGTGACAACCATTTTCGGCGGCCTGCGTGCAGGCAAGATGGTCATGCTCCAGGGAATGGTCCCTGAAGATGCACACAG GTTCCAGGTGGACTTCCAGTGCGGCTGCAGCCTGCATCCCCGGCCCGATATCGCTATCCACTTCAACCCTCGCTTCCACACCACCAAGCCCCACGTTATCTGCAACACCCTGCAGCACGGGCGCTGGCAAGCCGAGGCCCGGTGGCCCCACCTGACCCTGCAGAGAGGAGCCAGcttcctcattctctttctctttggaaacGAGGAAATGAAG GTGAGTGTGAACGGACAACATTTTCTCCACTACCACTATCGGCTCCCGCTGTCTCGTGTGGACACTCTGGGCATATTTGGCAACATCTTGGTGGAGGCCATCGGATTCCTGAACATAAAT AAGGTGCCCTGCTCGTGTGCTCTTCCTCGGGGTCTCTGGCCTGGACAGGTCATCGTACTGCGGGCACTGGTCTTGTCAGAGCCAAAGGA CTTCACACTGAGCCTGAGTGATGAGGCTGCGCACGTGCCTGTGACGCTTAGGGCTTCCTTCGCAGACAGAACTCTGGCCTGGATCTCGCCCTGGGGATGCAAGAAGCTTATCTCAGCCCCCTTCATCTTCTACCCACAGCGATTCTTCGAG GTGCTGCTCCTATGCCAGGAGGGAGGCCTGAAGCTGGCGCTCaatgggcagggcctgggagccaTCAGTCTGCACCAGCAGGCCCTAGAGCAGCTGCGGGAGCTCCGGATCAGTGGCAGCGTCCAGCTCTACTGTGTCCACTACTGA
- the LGALS12 gene encoding galectin-12 isoform X1: MSPGEKLDPLPDIFILQPPVFHPVVPYVTTIFGGLRAGKMVMLQGMVPEDAHRFQVDFQCGCSLHPRPDIAIHFNPRFHTTKPHVICNTLQHGRWQAEARWPHLTLQRGASFLILFLFGNEEMKVSVNGQHFLHYHYRLPLSRVDTLGIFGNILVEAIGFLNINPFAEGGIEYPIGYPFLLKSSSLKVPCSCALPRGLWPGQVIVLRALVLSEPKEQNSGLDLALGMQEAYLSPLHLLPTAILRGAAPMPGGRPEAGAQWAGPGSHQSAPAGPRAAAGAPDQWQRPALLCPLLTSEPGTPPGKRRASRCLAPHRRLSSPPFKKD; this comes from the exons ATGTCACCTGGAGAAAAACTGGACCCACTTCCTGACATCTTCATCTTGCAGCCACCTGTCTTCCATCCG GTGGTTCCTTATGTGACAACCATTTTCGGCGGCCTGCGTGCAGGCAAGATGGTCATGCTCCAGGGAATGGTCCCTGAAGATGCACACAG GTTCCAGGTGGACTTCCAGTGCGGCTGCAGCCTGCATCCCCGGCCCGATATCGCTATCCACTTCAACCCTCGCTTCCACACCACCAAGCCCCACGTTATCTGCAACACCCTGCAGCACGGGCGCTGGCAAGCCGAGGCCCGGTGGCCCCACCTGACCCTGCAGAGAGGAGCCAGcttcctcattctctttctctttggaaacGAGGAAATGAAG GTGAGTGTGAACGGACAACATTTTCTCCACTACCACTATCGGCTCCCGCTGTCTCGTGTGGACACTCTGGGCATATTTGGCAACATCTTGGTGGAGGCCATCGGATTCCTGAACATAAAT CCATTTGCGGAGGGCGGCATCGAGTATCCCATTGGATAT CCCTTCCTGCTGAAGAGCTCCAGCCTG AAGGTGCCCTGCTCGTGTGCTCTTCCTCGGGGTCTCTGGCCTGGACAGGTCATCGTACTGCGGGCACTGGTCTTGTCAGAGCCAAAGGA ACAGAACTCTGGCCTGGATCTCGCCCTGGGGATGCAAGAAGCTTATCTCAGCCCCCTTCATCTTCTACCCACAGCGATTCTTCGAG GTGCTGCTCCTATGCCAGGAGGGAGGCCTGAAGCTGGCGCTCaatgggcagggcctgggagccaTCAGTCTGCACCAGCAGGCCCTAGAGCAGCTGCGGGAGCTCCGGATCAGTGGCAGCGTCCAGCTCTACTGTGTCCACTACTGACAAGTGAGCCAGGGACTCCGCCAGGGAAGAGAAGGGCCAGCCGGTGCCTAGCACCCCATAGGCGGCTCAGCTCTCCTCCCTTCAAAAAAGATTAG
- the LGALS12 gene encoding galectin-12 isoform X8, whose amino-acid sequence MVMLQGMVPEDAHRFQVDFQCGCSLHPRPDIAIHFNPRFHTTKPHVICNTLQHGRWQAEARWPHLTLQRGASFLILFLFGNEEMKVSVNGQHFLHYHYRLPLSRVDTLGIFGNILVEAIGFLNINPFAEGGIEYPIGYPFLLKSSSLKVPCSCALPRGLWPGQVIVLRALVLSEPKEQNSGLDLALGMQEAYLSPLHLLPTAILRGAAPMPGGRPEAGAQWAGPGSHQSAPAGPRAAAGAPDQWQRPALLCPLLTSEPGTPPGKRRASRCLAPHRRLSSPPFKKD is encoded by the exons ATGGTCATGCTCCAGGGAATGGTCCCTGAAGATGCACACAG GTTCCAGGTGGACTTCCAGTGCGGCTGCAGCCTGCATCCCCGGCCCGATATCGCTATCCACTTCAACCCTCGCTTCCACACCACCAAGCCCCACGTTATCTGCAACACCCTGCAGCACGGGCGCTGGCAAGCCGAGGCCCGGTGGCCCCACCTGACCCTGCAGAGAGGAGCCAGcttcctcattctctttctctttggaaacGAGGAAATGAAG GTGAGTGTGAACGGACAACATTTTCTCCACTACCACTATCGGCTCCCGCTGTCTCGTGTGGACACTCTGGGCATATTTGGCAACATCTTGGTGGAGGCCATCGGATTCCTGAACATAAAT CCATTTGCGGAGGGCGGCATCGAGTATCCCATTGGATAT CCCTTCCTGCTGAAGAGCTCCAGCCTG AAGGTGCCCTGCTCGTGTGCTCTTCCTCGGGGTCTCTGGCCTGGACAGGTCATCGTACTGCGGGCACTGGTCTTGTCAGAGCCAAAGGA ACAGAACTCTGGCCTGGATCTCGCCCTGGGGATGCAAGAAGCTTATCTCAGCCCCCTTCATCTTCTACCCACAGCGATTCTTCGAG GTGCTGCTCCTATGCCAGGAGGGAGGCCTGAAGCTGGCGCTCaatgggcagggcctgggagccaTCAGTCTGCACCAGCAGGCCCTAGAGCAGCTGCGGGAGCTCCGGATCAGTGGCAGCGTCCAGCTCTACTGTGTCCACTACTGACAAGTGAGCCAGGGACTCCGCCAGGGAAGAGAAGGGCCAGCCGGTGCCTAGCACCCCATAGGCGGCTCAGCTCTCCTCCCTTCAAAAAAGATTAG